In Litorilinea aerophila, the genomic stretch AGGCGCCGATCAACCCCAGGATCAGGAGCATGAAGGTGGTGGGAGAGAGAAGGGGAACGGTAATGTATCGGAACTTCGCCCACCCACCGGCACCATCGATCTCGGCAGCCTCGTAGTACACCTCTGGGATGCCCTGCAAACCGGCCAGAAAGATCAGCATGTTGTAACCCAATCCGCGCCACACAGCCATGATGATCACGGCGGGCATAGCCCACTCTGGGGTCGAAAGCCATGCCGGACCCTTGACCCCCACCAGTCTCAACAGAAAATTGAGTACGCCGAACTCCGGGTTGTAGATCCAGAGCCACATCAGCGAGATGGCCACCGAGGAGGTGATGGTGGGCAGAAAAAAGATGCTGCGGTAGAAGACAATGCCGCGCAGTTTCTGGTTCATGGCCAGGGCCAGCAGGAGCGAAAGCACGATCCCCAGGGGAACCACGCCCACCACGTAGTAGACTGTATTCCACAGGCTTTTCCAGAAGAGTTCGTCCTGGAGGAGCGCTCGATAGTTGTCCAGCCCAATCCATTTCGGTGTGCTGATGTAGTCCCCTTTGGTAAAACTCAATCCGAAAGCAGCCAGCACGGGGCCGTAGGTAAAGACGAGCAGCCCGACCAACAGGGGGGCAATGAAGATGTATCCGACAAAGTGTTCGTTGTTGCTAAGGCGAAACCACCACGCCGACAGCGGTCCACTTTGAGCTGCCCATGTCGATCCCGCTACTTTCATGGTCGATTTGACAGTGCTCATGCCACAGTCTCCTGGCCGCTACGTCAACCGATTGGATAGAGCCTCCTCCCCGTTCAGTGTCGGGAGCTTATCCGCGTCGAACAGGGGGAGGCCCCAGGGTGAACTACAGCTCGTCGATGGGGGTCTGCAAGATCGGCGTGATCTTATCGCAGATGGTTTGCAACACCGCCGCGGCCGGGGCTTTATTGAGCCACAGCGCCTCCAGTTCGGCATTGTAGATTTCTTTCCAGCGGTCACTCTTCAAGCCCGGATAGTAGGTACGGGAATAGTTGCCCAGTTCGACGGCCACCTCGCGGTGCTCGGGCGGTCCGGACAGGTACGCATCCGAGCGGGCGGCTTCGATCAGGGCGGGCGTCCCCGTTTTCATAAAGTGCGCCATACCGCCGGGACCAGCCATCCAGAGAATGAGATCACAGGCTGCTTCTGGGTGAGCCGTAGCTTTGAAGATGTGCAACGTATTGGTGCCGCCGTAGGTCACACGGTCGAGACCGGCAGTACCGAGTGGAACCGGCGCAATATCCCAGTTGAACTCGGTGTTGTTGGCGAAGTAGTCCAGATTCCAGGTGCCATCCATGGTCATGGCTACTTTGCCGACCTGGAACGGATTGGGTAGACCTTCCAGTTGAGCTGGGGTGGGGTTCACATGGTGTTTGTGCAGCAGCGCAGCCAGCCACTCGAACATCTCTACTGTTTGCGGCTCTGTCAACCGGCACTCGGTCTGGTCCGCGCTGATCAGCTCGCCGCCGTTGTTCCAGACGGTGACAGCAATGGGATAGCTGCCGATCATGCTGATGCCCCACTGGGCAATGTCCTCCGGGTCAAAACCGGGATCGCCAGCGCGGTTGCCGCTGGCATCCAGGGTGAGCGCCAGGGCCGCCTGCAGCAGATCGTCCCGATCCCAGGTGTCGTCGGGGTAGGCCAGACCGGCGGCGTCGAAGAGGTTTTCATTGTAGTAGAGAACTGTGCCGACAAAGGTGGCGGGCATACCGTAAAGCGTGCCCTGCCCGACAATACCCGTGGCTGAATCGTAGCGGGCATCGTTGATGGTCGATTCAAACCACTGGCCCAGATCCACGCCTTTGCCCTCGATGCAAGGCTCCATGGCCAGGTAGTAGCCTTTGTGGGCATAGCGTCCAAAATAACCCGGATCGCCGATGCTGAGATCGGGCGGTGTGCCGGCAGCCAGCCGGGCTTCCTGCCGCGGCCAGAACTCCTCCCAGGGCGCGCTCTCGACCTTGACGGTTACCCCTGGATGCGTCTCCATGTAGTCAGCAAACATGTCGTTCAGGGCACGCAGCCACGGATCGAAGTTGTACATATCGAAACTCAGCTCCACCATTTCGGCACTGGGAGCCCTGCCAGCGGAGCCAG encodes the following:
- a CDS encoding substrate-binding domain-containing protein, coding for MASSQLSRRDFLRLGASVTAGALITGCASVAPQPAGSAGRAPSAEMVELSFDMYNFDPWLRALNDMFADYMETHPGVTVKVESAPWEEFWPRQEARLAAGTPPDLSIGDPGYFGRYAHKGYYLAMEPCIEGKGVDLGQWFESTINDARYDSATGIVGQGTLYGMPATFVGTVLYYNENLFDAAGLAYPDDTWDRDDLLQAALALTLDASGNRAGDPGFDPEDIAQWGISMIGSYPIAVTVWNNGGELISADQTECRLTEPQTVEMFEWLAALLHKHHVNPTPAQLEGLPNPFQVGKVAMTMDGTWNLDYFANNTEFNWDIAPVPLGTAGLDRVTYGGTNTLHIFKATAHPEAACDLILWMAGPGGMAHFMKTGTPALIEAARSDAYLSGPPEHREVAVELGNYSRTYYPGLKSDRWKEIYNAELEALWLNKAPAAAVLQTICDKITPILQTPIDEL
- a CDS encoding carbohydrate ABC transporter permease; this translates as MSTVKSTMKVAGSTWAAQSGPLSAWWFRLSNNEHFVGYIFIAPLLVGLLVFTYGPVLAAFGLSFTKGDYISTPKWIGLDNYRALLQDELFWKSLWNTVYYVVGVVPLGIVLSLLLALAMNQKLRGIVFYRSIFFLPTITSSVAISLMWLWIYNPEFGVLNFLLRLVGVKGPAWLSTPEWAMPAVIIMAVWRGLGYNMLIFLAGLQGIPEVYYEAAEIDGAGGWAKFRYITVPLLSPTTFMLLILGLIGAFQVFEYTYVMTGGGPLYSTLTMVLYVYTNAFRFFEMGYASALAYVLFFILLGLTLVQFKYQDRWVHYE